A genomic stretch from Chelmon rostratus isolate fCheRos1 chromosome 14, fCheRos1.pri, whole genome shotgun sequence includes:
- the tecta gene encoding alpha-tectorin, producing the protein MVRPGCPVILLHLFSIFVQTGASTQDIMYPYGPGHRDLETPKMDDGSSPEITVLIHFIFFNVPYRSIYVNNNGVVSFNVQVSQFTPEAFPLSDSRSFIAPLWADVHNGIRGDVYYRESTEPEILERATQDVRKYFKNMATFTASWVFIATWHQVTFYGGSQTTPVNTFQTVLISDGAASFSMFNYGEITWSTGTASGGDPLTGLGGTTAQSGFNGGDIGHFFNLPGSRSNDVVNIEQTTNVNTPGRWFFRVDTELIDPANGCSYNGRFYRRGEIFWLSDQCSQRCRCLDIDNEVQCQEAPCGQLETCEQQEGAFYCQPTRTSTCVVFGDPHYHTFDGFLYHFQGTCSYLLARPCWEVAGLPFFSVEAKNENRGVASVSWLRDVTVEVYGHRVMLPKGSFGTVQVDGLMKTLPVQLQLGAVRVYQSGVAVALETDFGLLVTYDGQHYASISLPSSYFNNTCGLCGNYNDDPADDPVLPDGSLAESVVELGGSWRAEDTDWRCTDGCAQNCSVCDPYTEAFYFRSDYCGLINKTDGPFRDCRAVVDPTAFVYSCVYDMCSNRDNITTLCQAIQAYALACQALGVTIRPWRSRTFCALSCPEFSHYQVCTSACPASCSDLTAPLYCAHPCTEGCQCDQGYVLSGSRCVQREDCGCEHNGLYYPLNNTFWAGPRGEEGECTLRCNCGPAGEVSCFNASCKEGEVCVAEVGLLGCYPRREGVCSITQNSVTSSFDGTFLLFPDDSSYYLLKLCASVPANGSVVEVKMGRRLVNKGPSWKRPVVVTVANVEAQMGGIDFDTVKVNGEPVGLPYVHPMETVMIYRAPGNATVVESRGLLRVHYTRQGFLNISLSTLFYNVTCGLCGVFNSNSSDDLRLPNGRLAESAEQFTEGWRSIADDLTCNGDCDDLYRMCTDLRLYQSPWMCGNINDPGNSSFLACHAVVNPSPFFRNCLYNMCVKEGNRSALCSSLQAYATACQDAQVGLASWRSATNCPLPCPENSHFDECTSACPLTCTNLYEPEEPCPLPCQEGCQCEEGFVLRDGLCVARSDCGCMSHGRQLATNQTFWMDWECQERCYCNGSDNSVYCQLAPCHLEEYCQENDGLYFCQPRTEALCVAAGYGHFLPFGGVPFELQSSCTLRMATTNCGRDSRDPATISRTFPQFKLAARNEERDTGQAIWVRGFVLEVYNYEIEVSRSYKNTVTVNKERLYLPLKLGPGKVNIFTLGMQLILETDFGLKVAFDWNTLLLLTLPRDLYNASCGLCQGMPLSPPTLTTTDWGMAWAERDTFCQVGCGDSCPRCGLGEKSVPNDAPLMVADGNTNIGTDDGASEVNTGIRFHIGDGLYVFVEPEAVRLCGLIVDRGGVFARCHSKVAPAFFYQSCLQDTCLDQGAQDTICNWLQIYASTCQTQGVPVTGWRSDTPCVQSCPPNSHYSSCTSVCPPQCAPARGQRDCSQDCVEGCQCDQGYVLNGKSCILPQNCGCYTDGKYYEPKQLFWNSDCTKRCQCIGRNLIQCDPRRCKAEEECTLRHGVRGCFARRSQHCVASGGGVFRTFDGASLRLPASCSFVLSTNCHKLPDLSFQLIANFDKWSTPNLTTISHVYLYLNEENILISGSTVKVNGTPVSVPFLTGLMTRLSTSEGFIVIDTPQDIQIRYNHFNTLSITMGQRLQNKVCGLCGNFNGDPSDDYITSRGKPAVSALELAQSWKTNGMQNSCDETQYVALAQSCDNTAVAALQGEDACLKLTQLKGFFQPCHGLLDPRPFYQSCYLDGCYNHRKAQVCGSLAAYAEACRSLGTLTTKWITQENCSEWIYDPCAGEICTNFTCELENGGDLCGCPELPTSTGADDDIIQAEVTCKHAQMEVSISKCKLFQLGFEREDVRINDEHCAGIEGEDFISFHINNTKGHCGSIVQSNGTHIMYKNTVWIESVNNTGNVITRDKTINVEFSCAYELDLKISLETVLRPMLSVINLTLPTQEGNFITKMALYKNSSYRHPYREGEVVLSTRDILFVGVFVEGADENQLILIVNMCWATPSRYSSDRLRYIIIERGCPNIKDNTIGMAENGVSLTCRFHVTVFKFIGDYDEVHLHCDVSLCDSETNACKVNCPHKRRMYSEDSDHKEHILSVGPIRRRESDWCEENNGGCEQICTSKTTGPVCSCVTGMLQRDGKSCRTVSSSCKPAPLLSLLSVSAVIFIFLARPHPLLS; encoded by the exons ATGGTCAGGCCAGGCTGTCCGGTCATTCTGCTCCACCTCTTCAGCATCTTTGTACAGACAGGAG CTAGTACTCAGGATATCATGTATCCGTATGGACCCGGCCACAGGGATCTAGAGACCCCGAAGATGGATGATGGGAGTTCTCCTGAAATTACTGTGCTCATTCACTTCATATTCTTCAACGTTCCCTACCGTTCCATCTAT GTCAACAACAATGGAGTGGTCTCCTTCAACGTGCAGGTTAGCCAGTTTACACCAGAGGCTTTTCCCCTGAGTGACAGCAGATCATTCATTGCTCCACTTTGGGCAGATGTGCACAACGGCATCCGCGGAGACGTGTACTACCGAGAGTCCACCGAGCCGGAAATACTGGAGAGGGCAACGCAAGATGTCCGGAAGTACTTCAAAAACATGGCTACCTTCACAGCCTCCTGGGTCTTTATTGCAACATGGCACCAAGTCACCTTCTACGGAGGAAGCCAGACGACTCCG GTGAACACCTTCCAAACTGTACTAATCTCAGACGGTGCAGCGTCCTTCAGCATGTTCAACTATGGAGAAATCACATGGAGCACAGGAACTGCCAGTGGTGGAGATCCTTTAACGGGACTGGGCGGGACAACAGCTCAG TCAGGTTTTAATGGTGGAGACATTGGTCACTTCTTCAACCTGCCAGGATCGCGGTCAAATGATGTTGTGAACATTGAACAGACCACCAATGTGAACACGCCTGGGCGCTGGTTCTTCCGCGTAGACACAGAACTGATAGATCCTGCCAATGGCTGCAGCTACAATG GACGGTTCTACAGACGAGGGGAAATCTTCTGGCTGTCTGACCAGTGTTCACAACGATGCCGCTGCCTTGACATTGACAATGAGGTGCAGTGCCAAGAGGCTCCTTGCGGGCAGCTGGAGACCTGCGAGCAGCAGGAGGGGGCCTTTTACTGCCAGCCAACCCGGACCAGCACTTGTGTGGTATTTGGCGACCCTCATTACCACACCTTCGACGGCTTCCTCTATCACTTCCAGGGAACCTGCTCCTACCTGCTGGCTCGGCCCTGCTGGGAGGTTGCGGGGCTGCCCTTCTTCAGCGTGGAGGCCAAAAATGAGAACCGTGGAGTCGCCTCTGTTTCTTGGCTTCGAGATGTCACGGTGGAGGTGTATGGTCACCGAGTCATGCTGCCCAAAGGCAGCTTTGGGACAGTCCAG GTGGATGGCTTGATGAAGACTTTACCGGTTCAACTCCAGCTCGGTGCTGTCAGGGTATATCAGTCTGGCGTTGCCGTTGCTTTAGAAACAGACTTTGGACTCTTGGTAACCTATGACGGCCAACACTATGCATCCATCTCTCTACCCAGCTCCTACTTCAACAACACTTGTGGCCTTTGTGGTAACTATAACGATGACCCTGCTGATGATCCTGTGCTTCCTGACGGCTCTCTGGCAGAAAGCGTAGTGGAGTTGGGGGGCAGCTGGCGTGCAGAGGACACTGACTGGAGGTGTACAGATGGCTGCGCCCagaactgcagtgtgtgtgaccCTTATACAGAAGCCTTCTACTTTCGCTCAGACTACTGCGGGCTCATCAACAAAACCGATGGACCTTTTAGGGACTGCAGAGCTGTAGTGGACCCTACAGCCTTTGTATATAGCTGTGTATATGACATGTGCAGCAACAGGGATAATATCACCACACTGTGCCAGGCCATCCAGGCCTATGCTCTGGCCTGTCAGGCCCTGGGGGTCACAATACGACCCTGGAGATCTCGAACCTTCTGCG CTTTGTCATGTCCGGAGTTCAGCCATTACCAAGTGTGCACAAGTGCCTGCCCAGCCTCCTGCTCGGACCTCACCGCCCCGCTGTATTGTGCTCACCCTTGCACCGAGGGCTGCCAGTGCGACCAAGGCTACGTTCTCAGCGGCAGCCGTTGTGTGCAGCGtgaagactgtggctgtgagcATAACGGCCTCTATTACCCACTTAATAACACTTTCTGGGCAGGCCCCAGAGGCGAGGAAGGTGAATGTACCCTCCGCTGCAACTGCGGCCCTGCTGGGGAAGTTTCCTGTTTCAACGCCTCCTGTAAGGAGGGTGAGGTGTGTGTGGCGGAAGTGGGCTTGCTGGGCTGCTACCCacggagggagggagtgtgCTCAATAACCCAGAACTCAGTGACATCCTCCTTTGATGGCACCTTCCTGCTGTTCCCAGATGACAGCTCCTACTACCTGCTGAAGCTTTGTGCATCAGTGCCAGCTAATGGATCAGTGGTGGAGGTGAAGATGGGCCGGCGGCTGGTGAACAAAGGCCCCTCTTGGAAAAGACCTGTGGTGGTTACAGTAGCTAACGTGGAAGCTCAGATGGGAGGGATAGATTTTGATACTGTAAAG GTGAATGGCGAACCAGTGGGGCTCCCATACGTCCATCCAATGGAGACAGTGATGATCTACAGAGCACCGGGCAATGCTACAGTGGTGGAGTCCCGCGGTCTGCTTCGTGTGCACTACACACGGCAGGGATTTCTCAAcatctccctctccaccctcttCTACAATGTCACTTGTGGTCTATGTGGCGTCTTCAATAGCAATTCCAGTGATGACCTCCGCCTTCCAAATGGACGCCTGGCGGAGTCTGCTGAACAGTTCACAGAGGGCTGGCGGTCCATTGCTGATGACCTCACCTGTAATGGCGACTGTGATGACCTGTATCGAATGTGCACAGACCTGCGACTCTACCAGAGTCCTTGGATGTGTGGCAACATCAACGACCCGGGGAATAGTTCATTTCTGGCGTGTCACGCGGTGGTCAACCCCTCACCGTTCTTCAGGAACTGCTTGTATAACATGTGCGTGAAGGAAGGGAATCGCTCAGCCCTGTGTTCCTCACTGCAGGCGTATGCCACCGCCTGTCAGGATGCACAAGTGGGCCTCGCCTCCTGGAGGAGTGCCACCAACTGCC CTCTTCCCTGTCCAGAGAACAGTCATTTTGATGAATGCACCAGCGCCTGCCCTCTGACCTGCACCAACCTGTATGAACCCGAAGAGCCATGCCCCCTGCCGTGCCAGGAGGGGTGTCAGTGCGAGGAAGGCTTCGTGCTGCGCGATGGCCTGTGTGTGGCACGCAGCGACTGTGGCTGCATGAGCCACGGCCGCCAGCTGGCCACTAATCAGACTTTCTGGATGGACTGGGAGTGCCAGGAGCGCTGTTACTGCAATGGCTCTGACAACAGTGTATACTGTCAGCTCGCGCCCTGTCACCTTGAGGAGTACTGCCAGGAGAACGACGGCCTGTATTTCTGCCAGCCGCGCACTGAGGCCCTGTGTGTGGCGGCCGGTTACGGACATTTTCTGCCGTTTGGGGGCGTGCCATTTGAGCTGCAGAGCTCTTGTACTCTCAGGATGGCCACCACCAACTGTGGGAGAGACAGCAGGGACCCCGCGACCATCAGCAGAACCTTTCCCCAGTTTAAATTGGCAGCTCGTAATGAGGAAAGGGACACAGGCCAGGCAATCTGGGTGAGGGGGTTTGTACTGGAGGTCTACAACTATGAGATTGAGGTGTCTCGAAGCTATAAAAACACTGTCACG GTGAATAAGGAGCGTCTGTACCTTCCTCTGAAGCTGGGTCCAGGGAAGGTCAACATCTTCACGTTGGGCATGCAGCTCATTCTGGAGACAGATTTTGGCCTGAAGGTGGCCTTCGACTGGAACACTCTTCTCTTGTTGACTTTGCCCCGTGACCTCTACAACGCCTCCTGCGGCCTCTGCCAGGGCATGCCCTTATCCCCGCCCACCCTCACCACGACCGACTGGGGCATGGCCTGGGCGGAGAGGGACACCTTCTGCCAGGTGGGCTGTGGAGACTCCTGCCCTCGCTGCGGCCTGGGAGAGAAAAGCGTGCCGAATGACGCCCCTCTCATGGTGGCTGACGGCAACACAAACATTGGCACGGACGACGGAGCGAGTGAAGTCAACACAGGCATACGTTTCCACATTGGAGATGGACTGTATGTGTTCGTGGAGCCTGAAGCCGTGAGGCTGTGTGGGCTGATTGTGGACCGAGGAGGCGTGTTTGCACGTTGTCACAGTAAGGTGGCGCCAGCGTTCTTTTACCAAAGCTGCCTGCAGGACACCTGTTTGGACCAGGGAGCCCAGGATACAATCTGTAACTGGCTGCAGATATATGCCAGCACCTGTCAGACCCAAGGAGTGCCAGTTACCGGCTGGAGGAGTGACACGCCGTGTG TCCAGAGCTGTCCACCTAACAGCCATTACTCCAGCTGCACGTCGGTCTGCCCGCCCCAGTGCGCCCCAGCCCGCGGCCAGAGGGACTGCAGCCAGGACTGCGTGGAAGGCTGCCAGTGTGACCAGGGCTACGTGCTCAACGGCAAGAGCTGCATCCTGCCTCAGAACTGTGGCTGCTACACGGATGGCAAGTACTATGAG CCCAAGCAGCTGTTTTGGAACAGCGACTGTACGAAACGCTGCCAGTGCATCGGGCGGAACCTGATCCAGTGCGACCCGCGACGCTGTAAGGCGGAGGAAGAGTGCACCCTGCGGCACGGCGTGCGGGGTTGCTTTGCACGGCGCTCGCAGCACTGCGTGGCCTCTGGCGGCGGGGTTTTCAGGACCTTCGATGGGGCATCGCTGCGGCTCCCGGCCTCCTGCTCCTTCGTCTTGTCCACAAACTGCCACAAGCTGCCCGACCTCTCCTTCCAGCTCATCGCTAACTTTGACAAATGGAGCACACCCAACCTCACGACCATCTCTCATGTCTACCTTTACCTCAACGAGGAGAACATACTCATATCTGGCAGCACCGTCAAG GTCAATGGGACGCCAGTATCAGTACCTTTTCTAACTGGGCTGATGACTCGTCTGTCCACATCCGAAGGTTTCATCGTCATCGACACACCCCAGGACATCCAGATCCGATACAACCACTTTAACACCCTCAGCATCACAATGGGCCAGCGGCTTCAGAACAAAGTGTGCGGCCTCTGTGGGAATTTCAACGGAGACCCCAGCGACGACTACATCACCTCCAGGGGAAAGCCGGCTGTCAGCGCCCTGGAGCTGGCCCAGAGCTGGAAGACCAACGGTATGCAGAACAG TTGTGATGAAACCCAGTACGTGGCTCTGGCTCAGTCCTGCGACAACACGGCGGTGGCGGCGCTGCAAGGTGAAGATGCCTGTCTGAAGCTCACCCAGCTGAAGGGCTTCTTCCAGCCGTGCCACGGTCTGCTGGACCCCCGGCCCTTCTACCAGTCCTGCTACCTGGACGGCTGCTATAATCACCGCAAGGCTCAGGTCTGTGGCTCGCTGGCAGCCTACGCGGAGGCCTGCCGCTCCCTGGGCACCCTCACCACCAAGTGGATCACCCAAGAAAACTGCT CAGAATGGATCTACGACCCCTGTGCAGGAGAGATCTGCACAAACTTCACCTGTGAGCTGGAGAACGGAGGCGACCTGTGTGGATGTCCGGAGTTACCCACCAGCACCGGAG caGATGATGACATTATCCAGGCGGAGGTGACCTGTAAACACGCTCAGATGGAGGTCTCCATCTCCAAGTGTAAACTCTTCCAGCTGGGCTTTGAACGGGAGGACGTCCGGATCAACGACGAGCACTGCGCCGGCATCGAGGGGGAGGACTTCATCTCCTTCCACATCAACAACACGAAGGGACACTGCGGCTCCATCGTCCAG TCGAACGGCACGCACATCATGTACAAGAACACCGTGTGGATAGAGAGTGTGAACAACACCGGGAACGTCATCACCAGAGATAAGACCATCAACGTGGAGTTTTCCTGCGCCTACGAGCTGGACCTGAAGATCTCGCTGGAGACCGTCCTCAGGCCCATGCTCAG tgTGATAAACCTCACCTTACCGACCCAGGAGGGAAACTTCATCACCAAGATGGCTCTGTATAAGAACTCCTCGTACCGCCACCCGTacagggagggggaggtggtgcTCAGCACGCGAGACATCCTCTTCGTGGGCGTGTTTGTGGAGGGGGCGGATGAAAACCAGCTCATCCTCATAGTGAACATGTGCTGGGCCACGCCGTCCCGCTACAGCAGCGACCGCCTCCGCTACATCATCATAGAGAGAGG GTGTCCCAACATTAAGGACAACACCATCGGCATGGCAGAGAACGGCGTGTCGCTCACCTGCCGCTTCCACGTCACGGTCTTCAAGTTCATCGGCGATTACGACGAGGTCCACCTCCACTGTGACGTTTCCCTGTGCGACTCCGAGACGAACGCCTGCAAAGTG AACTGTCCACACAAGAGGAGAATGTACTCAGAGGACAGTGACCATAAAGAGCACATACTGAGTGTCGGACCCATAAGAAGGAGAG AATCAGACTGGTGTGAGGAGAACAATGGAGGCTGCGAGCAGATCTGCACCAGTAAGACGACTGGACCGGTCTGCAGCTGCGTGACTGGGATGCTGCAACGAGATGGAAAAAGCTGCCGGA cTGTGAGCTCGAGCTGTAAACCGGCacctctgctttctctgctgAGCGTCAGCGCtgtcatcttcatcttcctggctcgtcctcatcctctcctctcctaa